One window of Campylobacter sp. RM12651 genomic DNA carries:
- a CDS encoding transglycosylase domain-containing protein encodes MDWQQYFPTYKFNNKENRDIALEEYKFCCKTLESEEKLFDSFLRYITLVCSGIVSLLAFLKLDFIKFNIEKDLVFIVGFIFFLSSIFFIITTLNFATKQKNIVFAKRKIIILRRMLGMNYGSQEFLFKKGMLEGANMPFSIKLRYSYLYFIIPCLYASMSFFMLHWIGVNLCYSVLVFLTLYTILNVIYIFSILDINETKKFVVLKAIAFILDIKLVDNFEHVLYRAKLAQFEFHRLKIDLKYIKDILIAIEDKNFRSHKGIDIKAISRAMLSQLKKYL; translated from the coding sequence ATGGATTGGCAGCAGTATTTTCCAACTTATAAATTTAATAATAAAGAAAATAGAGATATCGCATTAGAAGAATATAAATTTTGTTGTAAAACATTAGAAAGTGAAGAAAAATTATTTGATAGTTTTCTTAGGTATATTACTTTAGTTTGTAGCGGGATTGTTTCTTTGTTAGCTTTTTTAAAATTAGATTTTATAAAGTTTAATATAGAAAAAGATTTGGTTTTTATAGTTGGTTTTATTTTCTTTTTAAGTAGTATTTTTTTTATTATTACTACTTTAAATTTTGCTACTAAACAAAAAAATATTGTATTTGCTAAAAGAAAAATTATAATCTTAAGAAGAATGCTTGGAATGAATTATGGTTCTCAGGAGTTTTTGTTTAAAAAGGGCATGTTAGAAGGTGCTAATATGCCTTTTAGTATTAAGTTAAGATATAGTTACTTGTATTTTATAATACCGTGTTTGTATGCTAGTATGTCGTTTTTTATGTTGCATTGGATAGGGGTTAATTTATGCTATTCTGTTTTAGTATTTTTGACTTTATATACAATATTAAATGTTATATATATTTTTTCAATTCTTGATATTAATGAAACTAAAAAGTTTGTTGTTTTGAAAGCTATTGCATTTATTTTAGATATTAAATTGGTTGATAATTTTGAACATGTTTTATATCGTGCAAAATTAGCTCAGTTTGAGTTTCATAGGCTAAAGATTGATTTAAAATATATAAAAGATATATTAATAGCTATTGAAGATAAAAATTTTAGGTCTCACAAGGGTATAGATATTAAGGCTATATCAAGAGCTATGCTAAGTCAATTAAAAAAATACCTTTGA